From Streptomyces sp. NBC_00370, a single genomic window includes:
- a CDS encoding carbohydrate ABC transporter permease — protein MTNLRPIAATAGDATATTGAATAPTGDKPREGAATRHGRTRSRTGALFVTPYVLFLLLVFAVPMVYTLWISVHRFYFTAPGTHIDSPWVGLSNYRDVFTDPVVGRAFLNIAVFLVINVPLTVILSLVLAAALNAKIRFRAFFRAAYYLPYITASVALVAVWQFLFGSDGFVNNLLGSHAPDPSWLVNSHLAMPMIAFFVTWKQLGFFVMLYLASLQNVGKELYEAAAVDGAGRIRQFFSVTVPGVRPATTLVVIYAIITGANLFSEPYLLTGGGGPDHASTSPVLLMYQKGIEQGHPDFAAALGVVLVVFVLVISLAARKLTERGN, from the coding sequence ATGACGAACCTTCGTCCCATCGCCGCCACCGCCGGTGACGCCACTGCCACCACCGGCGCCGCCACCGCTCCTACCGGCGACAAGCCCCGCGAGGGCGCCGCGACCCGCCACGGCCGGACCCGCTCCCGCACCGGCGCGCTGTTCGTGACGCCGTACGTGCTGTTCCTGCTCCTCGTGTTCGCCGTCCCGATGGTCTACACGCTCTGGATATCCGTCCACCGCTTCTACTTCACCGCCCCCGGCACGCACATCGACTCGCCGTGGGTCGGACTCTCCAACTACCGGGACGTCTTCACCGACCCGGTGGTGGGCCGCGCCTTCCTCAACATCGCGGTCTTCCTCGTGATCAACGTGCCCCTCACGGTGATCCTGTCGCTCGTCCTCGCCGCGGCCCTCAACGCGAAGATCCGCTTCCGCGCGTTCTTCCGCGCCGCCTACTACCTGCCGTACATCACGGCGAGCGTCGCGCTCGTCGCCGTGTGGCAGTTCCTGTTCGGCTCGGACGGCTTCGTCAACAACCTCCTCGGCTCGCACGCCCCGGACCCCTCCTGGCTGGTCAACTCGCATCTGGCGATGCCGATGATCGCCTTCTTCGTCACGTGGAAGCAGCTCGGCTTCTTCGTGATGCTCTACCTCGCTTCGCTCCAGAACGTCGGCAAGGAACTGTACGAGGCCGCCGCCGTCGACGGCGCTGGCCGCATACGGCAGTTCTTCTCGGTGACCGTGCCCGGAGTGCGGCCGGCGACCACCCTCGTGGTGATCTACGCGATCATCACCGGCGCCAACCTGTTCAGTGAGCCCTACCTGCTGACCGGCGGCGGCGGACCCGACCACGCCTCCACCTCGCCCGTGCTGCTCATGTACCAGAAGGGCATCGAGCAGGGCCATCCCGACTTCGCCGCAGCGCTGGGCGTCGTCCTCGTGGTCTTCGTCCTCGTCATCTCGCTGGCCGCCCGCAAACTCACCGAGAGGGGCAACTGA
- a CDS encoding carbohydrate ABC transporter permease encodes MSAATTTPEADAPAADLPDPARPSAARRPWGTAVKYTVLSLGAVAFLFPFYYMVVGSLRKTTTGDLSSAVPGGLTGSSYTAVNGAISLGRSLVNSGIMTVGVLVCTLVFGVLAGYALAQLHFRGRGTVFASMLLVQMVPFQLLTLPLYVLVVRDYGLGDNYIGMILPFAINSTAVFLFRQFFLQMPQSLFEAARLDGAGELRILWKVALPMARPAVLTAMLLTFIGPWNEFLWPFLVTKNADMQPLAVSLASFLSNLQGTVSNPTGALLAGACVLAAPAVALFLLFQRHFTSTDIDSGVKG; translated from the coding sequence ATGAGCGCCGCCACCACGACCCCCGAAGCCGACGCCCCTGCCGCCGACCTCCCGGACCCCGCCCGGCCCAGCGCCGCGCGCCGCCCCTGGGGGACGGCCGTCAAGTACACCGTGCTCTCGCTCGGTGCGGTCGCCTTCCTCTTCCCCTTCTACTACATGGTTGTCGGCTCCCTGCGGAAGACGACGACGGGCGACCTGTCGTCGGCCGTGCCCGGCGGGCTGACCGGCAGCAGCTACACGGCGGTCAACGGCGCCATCTCGCTGGGCCGTTCGCTGGTCAACTCGGGGATCATGACGGTCGGCGTCCTGGTGTGCACCCTCGTCTTCGGGGTGCTCGCCGGGTACGCGCTGGCCCAACTGCACTTCCGCGGCAGGGGAACCGTGTTCGCCTCGATGCTGCTCGTGCAGATGGTGCCCTTCCAGCTCCTGACGCTGCCGCTCTACGTCCTCGTGGTCCGCGACTACGGGCTCGGCGACAACTACATCGGGATGATCCTGCCGTTCGCGATCAACTCGACCGCCGTGTTCCTCTTCCGGCAGTTCTTCCTCCAGATGCCGCAGTCCCTGTTCGAGGCGGCCCGGCTCGACGGCGCCGGCGAACTGCGCATCCTGTGGAAGGTCGCCCTGCCCATGGCCCGGCCCGCCGTACTCACCGCGATGCTGCTGACCTTCATCGGCCCGTGGAACGAGTTCCTGTGGCCCTTCCTGGTCACGAAGAACGCCGACATGCAGCCGCTGGCCGTGTCCCTCGCGAGCTTCCTCTCCAACCTCCAGGGCACGGTCAGCAACCCGACCGGTGCCCTGCTGGCCGGCGCCTGTGTGCTGGCCGCCCCCGCCGTGGCGCTGTTCCTGCTGTTCCAGCGCCACTTCACCTCGACCGACATCGACTCCGGAGTAAAGGGCTGA